In Quercus robur chromosome 11, dhQueRobu3.1, whole genome shotgun sequence, the following proteins share a genomic window:
- the LOC126705213 gene encoding disease resistance protein RUN1-like, which produces MVAIHGIGGIGKTTIAKAVYNKIVDGFEGSSFLENVKERSRTNDGIIQLQEILLSKLLGNGNLKVDNISRGITLIMERLRHKRVLLVLDDMDEQKQIENFLGKCDWLAPGSRILITTRDKHVLTTLEQDTLIYKVDEMDRYEACELFSLYALQTNEPEEAYLQLSNQFINYANGLPLALKIIGSNLRRKSLCEWESALEKYKKIPNKKIIEIFKISYEGLDQSKKDIFLDIAFFFNRKQKDYVVNILEACHLFPNYGIPKLIDKCLITIDWCGILSMHNLLQQMGEEIVQQESPQAPGKRTRLQDYADAFTVLTANTVLPFENLKGINLRGCESIQKLPELWAPNLEILDLSDCTNLVEIHEPAGFLDKPKTWYLTNCKKLRALPRRLKFKCLEHFDLECCESIQELPKLCAPNLKTLMLLSCGNLVKVQESIGLLNKLEYWYLGGCGKLQTLPRRLSLKSLEIFDLSGCTSLENFPDIDSEMKCLQCLYISGSGTRESLSSRCTSLERNFLDSIYKFQNVNVLGISTNLPRPSCNSFDGCVRYSFLQLTKLNLFSENVTELDFLEFDYFPALTRLHLQNTSTVTILESLIKFTTLSELEIFDCKHFKEIQGLPQSLTQLKARNCPSWNPKSSNKILSQVIAKKIAKWKQVGESQGILADRVHEGERNHPLYRSIGYFRAPGCEIPDEFNHRNDGNSISFLVRNSKCIPLAVCVAFGPTNESYKFVVQFVVNGCLEIQHRGVYLEGSESCRLLFISNPMYEWEKKMRDSNLSKQSHFEVICRIKMYYEYLSKKEMDYVFSYEETMDPIAIPKTLGVHVECICCPHKSSIPDSLPLLPLFPTSCNEGDSMHAIAMETTNTIGFEYDLKGFHGDLNMSLLVPIDPEVHPLIPLPYSSNMDHEAFETVSDLGHLKHFRNDGYDLSLSLNDSDASEREPPQVTNTSNGSNFGLGQIDLVGSTVSGGFDLGSSSMTHEFVNDDFDLYLSPPSKKKRTS; this is translated from the exons ATGGTGGCGATCCATGGCATTGGTGGAATAGGTAAGACTACAATCGCAAAAGCTGTATATAACAAAATTGTTGATGGCTTTGAAGGAAGCTCGTTTCTAGAGAATGTTAAAGAAAGGTCTAGGACAAATGATGGCATAATACAACTACAGGAGATACTTCTTTCTAAGCTCTTAGGGAATGGAAATTTAAAGGTGGACAACATATCTAGAGGAATCACTTTGATAATGGAAAGACTTCGCCATAAAAGAGTTCTTTTAGTTCTTGATGATATGGATGAACAGaagcaaatagaaaattttcttgGAAAATGTGATTGGTTAGCTCCGGGAAGTAGAATCCTTATAACCACAAGAGATAAGCATGTGTTAACCACTCTTGAACAAGATACTCTAATCTATAAGGTTGATGAAATGGACCGATATGAAGCTTGTGAACTTTTTAGTTTGTATGCCTTACAAACAAATGAACCTGAGGAAGCTTACTTGCAACTTTCAAACCAGTTTATCAATTATGCCAATGGCCTTCCACTAGCTTTAAAAATAATAGGTTCTAATTTGCGTAGAAAAAGTTTATGTGAATGGGAAAGTGCATTAGAGAAGTATAAAAAGATTCCCAACAagaaaattatagaaatattcAAAATTAGTTATGAAGGATTGGACCAAAGTAAAAAGGATATTTTCCTCGATATTGCATTTTTCTTCAACAGGAAACAGAAAGATTATGTTGTAAATATATTAGAGGCATGTCATTTATTTCCAAATTATGGTATTCCAAAACTTATTGACAAGTGTTTGATAACAATTGATTGGTGTGGCATTTTATCAATGCATAACTTGCTACAACAGATGGGAGAGGAAATTGTTCAACAAGAATCACCACAAGCGCCTGGAAAACGAACTAGGCTACAGGATTATGCGGATGCTTTTACTGTACTAACAGCAAATACA GTTTTgccttttgaaaatttgaaaggaaTCAATCTCAGAGGTTGTGAATCCATCCAAAAATTACCTGAGTTGTGGGCTCCAAATTTGGAGATATTAGACCTTTCTGATTGTACAAATTTAGTTGAGATTCATGAGCCTGCTGGATTTCTTGATAAGCCTAAAACTTGGTACCTTACTAATTGCAAAAAACTTCGAGCTCTTCCTAGAAGACTTAAGTTCAAATGTCTTGAACACTTTGATCTCGAGTGCTGTGAATCTATTCAAGAATTACCTAAGTTGTGTGCCCCAAATTTAAAGACATTAATGCTTTTATCTTGTGGAAATTTAGTTAAAGTCCAGGAGTCTATTGGACTTCTTAATAAACTTGAATATTGGTATCTTGGAGGTTGTGGAAAACTTCAAACTCTTCCAAGAAGACTTTCGTTGAAatctcttgaaatttttgacCTTAGTGGCTGCACAAGCCTTGAAAACTTTCCTGATATTGATTCAGAAATGAAATGCTTACAGTGTCTATATATATCAGGGAGTGGCACTAGAGAATCACTTTCCTCAAGATGCACAAGCCTTGAGAGGAACTTTCTAGATAGCATCTATAAATTCCAAAATGTTAATGTTTTAGGTATTTCTACTAACCTACCAAGACCAAGCTGCAATTCTTTTGATGGCTGTGTCAGATATTCGTTTCTACAGTTAACAAAGCTTAATCTCTTCAGTGAAAATGTAACTGAATTAGATTTTTTGGAGTTCGATTACTTTCCTGCATTAACACGGCTACATCTACAAAACACCAGTACTGTTACCATCCTCGAAAGCCTTATCAAATTTACTACATTAAGTGAACTTGAAATATTCGATTGCAAGCACTTTAAGGAAATTCAAGGACTTCCACAATCTTTAACTCAGTTGAAGGCTAGAAATTGCCCGTCGTGGAATCCAAAATCATCAAACAAAATATTGAGTCAG GTTATTGctaaaaaaattgctaaatggAAGCAAGTGGGAGAAAGTCAAGGCATTTTAGCAGATAGAGTACATGAAGGAGAGAGAAATCATCCACTTTACCGCTCGATTGGTTACTTTCGAGCACCAGGGTGTGAGATTCCAGATGAGTTCAACCACCGAAACGATGGAAACTCCATTTCATTCTTGGTTCGTAATTCCAAATGCATTCCTCTTGCTGTTTGTGTTGCCTTTGGACCGACAAATGAATCTTATAAATTTGTGGTTCAATTTGTCGTCAATGGTTGTTTAGAAATTCAGCATCGTGGGGTTTACCTCGAAGGAAGTGAATCTTGTCGTCTGTTGTTTATTTCTAATCCTATGTATGAAtgggagaagaagatgagggACTCAAATCTATCTAAACAGAGTCATTTTGAGGTTATTTGTAGAATCAAGATGTACTATgagtacttatcaaaaaaagagatGGACTATGTTTTTTCTTATGAAGAGACAATGGATCCTATAGCTATCCCAAAAACGTTGGGGGTCCATGTAGAATGCATCTGTTGTCCTCATAAATCTTCCATCCCTGATTCCCTGCCTTTACTACCTCTGTTCCCCACGTCTTGCAATGAAGGAGATTCAATGCATGCAATTGCAATGGAAACAACAAATACTATAGGGTTTGAATATGATTTGAAGGGATTTCATGGTGATTTGAATATGTCATTATTGGTCCCTATTGACCCCGAGGTCCACCCTTTAATACCACTTCCTTATTCCTCAAATATGGATCATGAGGCTTTCGAAACTGTAAGTGATTTGGGGCATTTGAAACACTTTCGCAATGATGGGTATGATTTGAGCTTGTCACTAAATGACTCAGATGCAAGTGAACGAGAGCCTCCTCAGGTAACTAATACATCTAATGGGTCTAATTTTGGATTGGGCCAGATAGATTTGGTTGGCTCAACTGTTAGtggtgggtttgatttgggttcGTCTTCAATGACCCATGAATTTGTGAATGATGACTTTGATTTGTATCTGTCTCCACCCTCGAAGAAAAAGAGGACATCTTGA
- the LOC126705214 gene encoding uncharacterized protein LOC126705214, producing MGKGKAKVVPQERRDFRSDRIINNNRPRRDYSKQSGSTGAIAVHAVFREPLHKILEKVKGEPFFQWPNRMAGDPSRRNQSLYCAYHQEPGHTTDDCRNLRNHLDRLVREGKLRHLLHRLEGWQKQSNIETRQSTLRPPLGTINVILAAPGRIGSSPSRVMSVGRFPTEANDRESKRARVIASPLIGFSDEDKQGTLQPHDDALVVTLRIGGYDVKRVLVDQGSAVEVMYPDLYKGLNLKPEDLSAYGSPLVSFEGKTVTPKGMIRLPVQTDSDVVEVDFIVVDAYSPYTAIVARP from the coding sequence ATGGGGAAGGGCAAAGCTAAagttgtccctcaggagaggagggacttcaggtcggaccgcatTATCAACAATAATAGGCCGAGAAGAGATTACTCGAAACAGTCTGGTTCCACGGGGGCAATAGCGGTCCATGCTGTATTCCGAGAGCCACTACACAAGATCCTAGAGAAGGTGAAGGGTGAACCTTTCTTTCAATGGCCGAATAGGATGGCAGGTGACCCCTCAAGACGTAATCAGAGTCTATATTGCGCGTACCACCAAGAGCCAGGTCACACCACCgatgattgcaggaatctaAGAAACCATTTGGACCGGCTTGTCCGGGAAGGGAAGTTAAGGCATCTGTTACATCGCCTTGAAGGATGGCAGAAACAGTCAAACATTGAAACCAGACAAAGTACATTGAGGCCACCCCTGGGCAccataaatgtcattcttgccgcacctggaAGGATCGGTTCTAGCCCCTccagagtaatgtcagtgggcAGATTCCCGACTGAGGCGAACGATAGAGAGTCCAAGAGAGCTAGAGTAATTGCCTCGCCTTTAATTGGGTTCTCAGATGAGGACAAACAAGGAACCCTCCAACCCCATGATGATGCCCTAGTTGTCACGCTCAGAAttggaggttatgacgtgaaaagAGTGCTGGTTGATCAAGGTAGCGCCGTGGAAGTAATGTATCCTGACTTGTATAAAGGATTGAACTTGAAGCCAGAGGACTTGTCGGCATATGGCTCCCCTTTGGTcagttttgaaggaaaaaccgttaccccgaaaggcatgattaggctgcctgTACAAACAGATTCAGACGTGGTAGAGGTAGACTTCATTGTAGTCGATGCTTATTCCCCCTACACGGCCATCGTGGCCCGACCGTGA